One window from the genome of Synergistaceae bacterium encodes:
- a CDS encoding response regulator, which translates to MEKFMNYAGRLTKKFLDSFSPGLRAKLILIFLLVKVIPLILLAILAWRQLVTLGNSLRDLAVSDSTVALNDSAVENIERMSTDTAQRVASFLYRRDDDIRLLANLDPTEKNYRNFLQSRKSKLVRKGKWDLAPDGMSWLRVDEPSPDVGGGKSTNSENNDVVNGASYHYRRPENFVYDDVPLYDEATFIDLDGHERIKIVDPGSNKIHHPMNPDRMDVSQKKNTYIGSETYFKELAKLRPGEIYVSDVTGAYVRSHFIGMYTPKQMISNLINGEITGLKTLGDGKGVASLMSRLQTFRSEELPQIPVEAEDYQELNRRTIEAVNRRLAEIGKAAETPELAERIRALMQKTAGVAFHPEEEAFAGKENPNGRRFEGIVRWATPVTEDGTPEGKIIGYATFALNHDHIMEFVDHITPMYSRYTELPNAYDGNYAFIWDYQCRSICHPRHHSIVGFDPETGDPEIPWLETSIYDDLLNKIGGGGLSDLKAKWPELIDEPPTLNLIRGQKTFLKQSRQKKPAPDLTRAGLVGLDGRYLNNAPQCTGWMDLTGEGGSGSFYILWSGLYKLNTAAAIPYYTGQYAPSEANGYSKRGFAFVAIGAGLEDFQAPARKTEGTLRALIGDSLLQTSLQLVGTTLVLIVLVVFVAIWTASFITHNITLLINGISRFRSGERQFRFHSDAVDEFGTLANSFDEMADSIVNSVNSPLCITDMNLRIIYMNEPGLKMRNTTLEKVVGTGYGEHSVYPFGSRYCPITALREGYEAEAYYVEESHQYLKGIAHYFMDKEGQKIGYIVMTTNVTEIQVAREKAEQANRAKSDFLSNMSHEIRTPMNAIIGMTAIGKSAADIERKDYAFGKIDDASTHLLGVINDILDMSKIEANRFELSLAEFVFEKMLQKVVNVINFRVDEKTQNFTVRLDRNIPRSLIGDDQRLAQVITNLLSNAVKFTPPQGSIHLDASLTGEENGLCTIQIDVKDTGIGISEEQKSRLFTSFVQAESSTSRKFGGTGLGLAISKRIVEMMGGKIWIESELGKGSTFSFTVQLRKVSEKYESPLRPGVNMKNIRILAVDDAQEIREYFADIAQRLGIVCDTADGGETALECIDKKGPYDMYFVDWKMPGIDGIELTRRIKADRANRSVVIMISATEWSVIEQDARKAGVDKFLPKPLFPSDIADCINECIGTGALPAAEEDAPEEMEIFEGRRILLAEDVEINREIVLTLLEPAKLSIDCAANGIEAVEKFSAAPEKYDMIFMDVQMPEMDGLEATRRIRALDSIYAKQVPIVAMTANVFREDIEKCLEAGMNDHVGKPLDFREVLSSLHRYLGQPREKN; encoded by the coding sequence GTGGAGAAGTTCATGAATTATGCGGGCCGACTGACGAAAAAATTTTTGGACAGCTTTAGTCCCGGCCTGAGGGCAAAACTCATTCTCATCTTCCTCCTTGTAAAGGTAATTCCTCTGATTTTGCTGGCGATTCTGGCCTGGAGGCAGCTTGTGACGCTTGGAAATTCCCTGCGGGACCTTGCCGTCAGCGATTCCACCGTGGCCCTGAACGACAGCGCCGTGGAAAACATCGAACGCATGTCCACGGATACGGCCCAAAGGGTGGCCTCCTTCCTCTACCGACGGGACGACGACATCCGGCTTCTGGCGAACCTGGATCCCACGGAAAAGAATTATCGCAATTTCCTGCAGAGTCGGAAAAGCAAACTCGTGAGAAAAGGGAAATGGGACCTCGCTCCGGATGGAATGTCCTGGCTGCGCGTGGATGAACCTTCCCCGGACGTGGGGGGCGGGAAGTCCACGAACTCCGAAAACAACGACGTGGTCAACGGCGCGAGCTACCACTATCGCCGGCCGGAAAACTTCGTGTACGACGACGTTCCTCTTTATGACGAAGCGACCTTTATCGATCTCGACGGACATGAGCGAATCAAAATCGTCGATCCCGGCTCCAACAAAATTCATCATCCCATGAATCCGGACCGGATGGACGTTTCACAAAAGAAAAACACCTACATCGGCTCGGAGACCTATTTTAAAGAACTGGCCAAACTCAGGCCGGGCGAAATCTACGTTTCCGACGTGACGGGGGCCTATGTTCGGTCGCATTTCATCGGGATGTACACGCCGAAACAGATGATCTCAAACCTGATCAACGGGGAAATCACGGGGCTGAAAACCCTGGGGGACGGAAAGGGCGTCGCCTCTCTGATGAGCAGACTCCAGACCTTCAGAAGTGAGGAGCTCCCTCAAATTCCGGTGGAGGCGGAGGATTATCAGGAGCTCAACCGACGGACCATCGAGGCCGTAAACCGGCGTCTGGCGGAGATCGGAAAGGCCGCCGAAACCCCTGAACTGGCGGAACGGATTAGGGCCTTGATGCAAAAGACGGCGGGCGTCGCCTTTCACCCCGAAGAAGAGGCCTTCGCCGGCAAGGAAAACCCCAATGGCCGGCGCTTTGAGGGAATCGTCCGGTGGGCGACTCCGGTCACGGAGGACGGAACCCCGGAGGGCAAAATTATCGGTTACGCCACCTTTGCCCTGAACCACGATCACATCATGGAATTCGTCGACCACATCACGCCCATGTACTCCCGCTACACCGAGCTGCCCAACGCTTACGACGGGAACTACGCCTTCATCTGGGATTACCAGTGCCGGAGCATCTGTCACCCCCGGCACCACTCCATCGTGGGCTTCGACCCCGAAACCGGAGACCCGGAAATTCCCTGGCTGGAAACCTCGATTTACGACGACCTGCTGAATAAAATCGGCGGCGGCGGGCTGTCGGACCTCAAGGCGAAGTGGCCGGAACTCATCGACGAACCTCCGACCCTGAACCTTATCCGGGGACAGAAAACCTTTTTGAAGCAGTCCCGACAGAAGAAGCCCGCTCCCGACCTGACACGGGCGGGGCTGGTGGGGCTCGACGGGCGTTATCTCAACAACGCGCCTCAGTGTACGGGATGGATGGACCTGACGGGAGAGGGGGGCTCCGGCTCCTTCTATATTCTCTGGAGCGGGCTCTACAAGCTGAACACGGCGGCTGCGATCCCCTACTACACGGGACAGTACGCCCCTTCGGAGGCCAACGGCTATTCGAAGCGGGGTTTTGCCTTCGTGGCCATCGGAGCGGGGCTGGAGGACTTCCAGGCTCCCGCCAGAAAAACGGAGGGGACGCTTCGGGCGCTGATCGGCGACAGCCTTCTGCAAACCTCCCTGCAGCTCGTGGGCACCACTCTCGTCCTGATCGTTCTGGTGGTTTTCGTGGCCATCTGGACGGCGTCCTTCATCACCCACAACATCACCCTGCTCATCAACGGAATCTCCCGCTTCCGGTCCGGAGAGAGACAGTTCCGCTTCCACTCCGACGCGGTGGACGAGTTCGGCACGCTGGCGAACTCCTTCGACGAAATGGCCGACAGCATCGTCAACAGCGTGAACAGCCCCCTGTGCATCACCGACATGAACCTGCGCATCATTTATATGAACGAACCGGGGCTGAAAATGCGGAATACCACGCTGGAAAAGGTAGTGGGAACGGGTTACGGAGAGCACAGCGTCTATCCCTTCGGGTCCAGGTACTGTCCCATCACGGCCCTGAGAGAAGGCTACGAGGCGGAAGCCTATTATGTTGAGGAGTCTCATCAGTATCTCAAGGGCATCGCCCACTATTTCATGGACAAGGAAGGACAAAAAATCGGATATATCGTGATGACGACAAACGTCACGGAAATTCAGGTCGCCCGGGAGAAGGCCGAACAGGCCAACCGCGCCAAAAGCGATTTCCTTTCCAATATGAGCCACGAAATCCGGACGCCCATGAACGCCATCATCGGGATGACCGCCATCGGCAAATCGGCAGCCGACATCGAGAGAAAGGACTACGCCTTCGGCAAGATCGACGACGCCTCCACCCATCTGTTGGGGGTCATCAACGACATTCTGGACATGTCGAAAATCGAGGCCAACCGGTTCGAGCTTTCTCTCGCGGAGTTCGTGTTCGAAAAAATGCTCCAGAAAGTGGTGAATGTGATCAACTTCCGCGTGGACGAGAAAACCCAGAACTTCACCGTCCGCCTCGACCGGAACATTCCCCGGTCCCTCATCGGCGACGACCAGCGTCTGGCCCAGGTCATCACGAACCTGCTCTCCAACGCGGTAAAATTCACTCCGCCCCAGGGATCCATCCATCTCGACGCCAGCCTGACGGGCGAGGAAAACGGGCTCTGCACCATCCAGATCGACGTGAAGGACACGGGAATCGGCATCAGCGAAGAGCAGAAGTCCCGTCTCTTCACCTCCTTCGTTCAGGCGGAGAGCAGCACGTCCCGAAAATTTGGCGGCACGGGACTGGGGCTGGCCATTTCGAAGCGCATCGTGGAAATGATGGGAGGGAAGATCTGGATCGAGTCCGAACTCGGAAAAGGCTCCACCTTCTCCTTCACGGTACAGCTTCGGAAGGTTTCGGAAAAATACGAAAGTCCTCTGCGCCCCGGGGTAAACATGAAGAACATACGTATTCTTGCTGTGGACGATGCCCAGGAAATACGGGAGTATTTTGCTGACATTGCACAGCGTTTGGGGATTGTATGCGATACGGCCGACGGAGGAGAAACCGCCTTGGAATGCATCGACAAAAAAGGGCCCTACGACATGTACTTTGTGGACTGGAAGATGCCCGGTATTGATGGAATCGAACTCACGCGCCGTATCAAGGCGGACAGGGCGAACCGGTCCGTGGTGATCATGATTTCCGCCACGGAGTGGAGCGTCATCGAGCAGGACGCCAGGAAAGCGGGAGTGGACAAGTTCCTTCCCAAGCCCCTTTTCCCCTCCGACATTGCCGACTGCATCAACGAGTGCATTGGAACGGGCGCACTCCCTGCCGCGGAGGAGGACGCTCCGGAGGAAATGGAGATTTTCGAGGGACGGCGTATTCTCCTGGCCGAGGACGTGGAGATCAATCGAGAGATCGTGCTTACGCTGCTGGAACCCGCGAAACTGTCCATCGACTGCGCGGCAAACGGCATCGAGGCCGTGGAAAAATTCTCCGCCGCGCCGGAAAAATATGACATGATTTTTATGGACGTTCAGATGCCCGAAATGGACGGACTCGAAGCGACGCGCCGCATACGGGCTCTGGATTCGATCTACGCGAAACAGGTCCCCATCGTCGCCATGACTGCCAACGTGTTCCGTGAAGATATCGAAAAATGTCTGGAGGCCGGAATGAACGATCATGTAGGCAAACCCCTCGATTTCAGGGAGGTCCTGTCTTCTCTGCACCGCTACCTGGGGCAGCCCCGCGAAAAAAATTGA
- a CDS encoding recombinase family protein: MELSKGTAENQDLMMSPTEILGDEELTARIQRLSERTSLSAHDLLVKWLLQEETLLSVIRGTEGNMLRFIAGRTDDPNSDFDWIPEELMDADAYKDPEYRKKILKNIKKFRKEGKTFTQIAAFFNTNGVPTLSGAGQWYPSSVSQLLKAGRPR, translated from the coding sequence ATGGAACTTAGCAAAGGCACTGCAGAAAACCAGGATCTCATGATGTCCCCCACAGAAATTCTGGGAGATGAGGAACTGACGGCCAGAATTCAGAGGTTGTCGGAACGGACGAGCCTGTCCGCTCATGACCTTCTGGTGAAATGGCTGCTTCAGGAAGAAACGCTGCTCTCGGTCATTCGGGGGACGGAGGGGAACATGCTGCGGTTCATCGCGGGTCGTACCGACGATCCCAACTCCGATTTCGACTGGATTCCGGAGGAGCTGATGGACGCCGATGCCTATAAGGATCCCGAATACCGGAAAAAAATTCTGAAGAATATCAAGAAATTTAGAAAAGAGGGCAAAACCTTTACCCAAATCGCCGCGTTTTTTAACACCAATGGCGTGCCGACGCTGAGCGGAGCGGGACAGTGGTACCCCAGTTCGGTATCCCAGCTGCTGAAGGCGGGCAGACCCAGGTAA
- a CDS encoding methyl-accepting chemotaxis protein: MWRNLKISFKLLLGFGVLLLVFILAVFISWTRMVSVQTDSAYLSGEVVPIMMETTALERASYELFLAVRKIQYEFDDSSLEAIKTTIDETQKVLDSIDGLAAKFPELQVPKAVRENFLPAYTAYIDSVNKTIAYSTEKNKAWDMLVKAGSGMSTVEGKVMDSIFTGTEKVVQSAEPDVLSKRLELIRKGYEMANTIETLRRSIQKAMADEDISAIEGTSELVSVIDKDASYLESIAATPEDQAMVKDMWNSITLYKDGLKAFVAALKNYQAQNALRTPLMDKLNKAGTDVTSFAQKRVKSVADESVSQLGSAIFLLFASMLAAVILGVLIAIFISRSIAKPLATIVTLAGRAGEGDLTIGYKDFNYEGKDELGVLSLSMSNMVEAQGKAMQQVVSVAGRVMDGASNLSSISQETNASMEEVKASVDQVATLSESNSAALQECNAGVEEMSAGADTVARSATESAAFISQTTEASNKAIQTVDDVISGMRNVDKNSKVSEEKIRNLVSSVENVSSFVSVITGIADQTNLLALNAAIEAARAGEVGRGFAVVAEEVRKLAEESARAAQSVGSIITELQKGANESIDATTEAGRLLGETLTQAEQAQKELDQALKEINKANDSIQNIAAVAEEQAASCKEVATAIDSATKSTMEMVETLTNIRHATDETVQAAQGVAGQSEEMSGNAEDLTSILGQFRIPPDETSVGKKAAKAPVKTSTPALKASR; encoded by the coding sequence ATGTGGCGTAACCTCAAAATAAGCTTCAAATTGCTGTTGGGTTTTGGCGTTCTTCTGCTGGTCTTTATTCTCGCGGTTTTCATCAGCTGGACCCGCATGGTGAGCGTTCAGACGGACAGCGCGTATCTGTCCGGCGAAGTCGTCCCCATCATGATGGAAACCACCGCGCTGGAGAGGGCCTCTTACGAGCTGTTCCTCGCCGTGCGCAAAATACAGTACGAGTTTGACGACTCGTCGTTGGAAGCGATCAAAACCACGATCGACGAGACTCAGAAGGTGCTGGACTCCATCGACGGTCTGGCCGCCAAATTCCCGGAGCTGCAGGTTCCGAAAGCCGTGAGGGAAAATTTCCTTCCCGCTTACACAGCCTACATCGATTCCGTCAACAAGACCATCGCCTATTCCACGGAAAAAAACAAAGCTTGGGACATGCTGGTGAAGGCGGGCAGTGGAATGTCCACCGTGGAGGGGAAGGTGATGGACAGCATTTTCACCGGAACGGAGAAGGTCGTTCAGTCCGCCGAGCCCGACGTCCTGTCGAAACGCCTGGAGCTGATTCGCAAGGGCTATGAAATGGCCAATACCATCGAAACGCTGCGGCGCTCCATTCAAAAGGCCATGGCGGACGAGGACATCAGCGCCATCGAGGGGACCTCCGAGCTGGTCAGCGTCATCGACAAAGACGCTTCCTATCTGGAATCCATCGCGGCCACCCCCGAAGACCAGGCCATGGTGAAGGATATGTGGAACAGCATCACGCTCTATAAGGACGGACTGAAGGCCTTCGTCGCCGCGCTCAAAAATTATCAGGCCCAGAACGCCCTGCGGACCCCCCTTATGGACAAGCTCAACAAAGCGGGGACGGATGTTACCTCCTTCGCCCAGAAACGGGTGAAAAGCGTCGCGGATGAAAGCGTGTCTCAACTGGGCAGCGCGATTTTCCTGCTTTTTGCGTCGATGCTGGCCGCCGTCATTTTGGGCGTTTTGATCGCGATCTTCATTTCCCGCAGCATCGCGAAGCCCCTGGCGACCATCGTCACGCTGGCCGGCCGGGCCGGGGAGGGAGACCTCACCATCGGCTACAAAGACTTCAACTATGAGGGAAAAGACGAACTGGGCGTTCTGTCCCTTTCCATGTCCAACATGGTGGAGGCCCAGGGCAAGGCCATGCAGCAGGTCGTCTCCGTGGCGGGACGGGTCATGGACGGCGCCAGCAACCTTTCCTCCATTTCTCAGGAAACCAACGCCTCCATGGAGGAGGTCAAGGCCTCCGTAGACCAGGTCGCCACCCTGAGCGAAAGCAACAGCGCCGCCCTGCAGGAGTGCAACGCCGGAGTGGAGGAAATGAGCGCCGGAGCGGACACCGTGGCCCGTTCCGCTACGGAGAGCGCCGCGTTTATCTCCCAGACCACGGAGGCGTCCAACAAGGCCATCCAGACCGTGGACGACGTCATCTCCGGAATGCGCAACGTGGACAAAAATTCCAAAGTGAGCGAGGAAAAGATCCGCAATCTGGTGTCTTCGGTGGAAAACGTCAGCAGCTTCGTTTCGGTTATTACGGGTATTGCGGATCAGACGAACCTTCTGGCCCTGAACGCGGCCATTGAGGCGGCCCGGGCCGGAGAGGTGGGACGGGGCTTCGCCGTGGTGGCGGAGGAGGTCCGGAAGCTGGCGGAGGAATCCGCCCGGGCGGCTCAGAGTGTGGGCAGCATCATCACGGAGCTGCAAAAAGGAGCCAACGAAAGCATCGACGCGACCACGGAGGCGGGACGTCTGCTGGGCGAGACCCTCACTCAGGCGGAACAGGCCCAGAAGGAGCTGGATCAGGCGCTGAAAGAGATCAACAAAGCCAACGACTCGATCCAGAACATCGCGGCGGTAGCGGAAGAACAGGCGGCGTCCTGCAAGGAAGTGGCCACGGCCATTGACAGCGCGACAAAATCCACGATGGAAATGGTGGAGACCCTGACGAACATTCGTCACGCCACGGACGAAACGGTGCAGGCGGCCCAGGGCGTCGCCGGCCAGTCCGAGGAAATGAGCGGCAACGCGGAAGATCTGACGAGTATTCTGGGACAGTTCCGAATTCCGCCGGACGAAACCTCCGTCGGGAAAAAAGCGGCGAAAGCCCCGGTAAAAACCTCGACTCCGGCCCTTAAGGCCTCCCGCTGA
- a CDS encoding cyclase family protein codes for MDLKKVKYYDLSHTLYHNCPGWPTHAPNIVDVTYHQALHGYNAETLTFNTHTTTHIDAPYHFYTEEPSVDQLSLDHFAGPAVFADLRGKAKLDGPITADMLKPFMSQVEKGDIFLMNTGWCEKRGFTEEYLHQWPYLDGSGAELLIEAGVRAVGSDSLSMGGWGSPEKANPCHLALLKKHIVLIEEMYFPEAVMDGKKRFVTAFPLKIVGASGCPVRVVACEFE; via the coding sequence ATGGATCTGAAGAAAGTCAAGTATTACGATCTCTCGCACACCCTCTACCACAATTGTCCCGGCTGGCCCACGCACGCTCCCAACATCGTCGACGTGACCTATCATCAGGCGCTGCACGGCTACAACGCGGAAACTCTCACCTTCAACACCCACACGACGACTCACATCGACGCCCCGTACCACTTCTACACGGAGGAGCCTTCAGTGGACCAGCTCTCCCTGGACCACTTCGCCGGCCCCGCCGTTTTCGCCGACCTGCGCGGCAAAGCGAAGCTGGACGGTCCCATTACGGCGGACATGCTGAAGCCCTTCATGTCGCAGGTGGAAAAAGGCGACATTTTCCTGATGAATACGGGCTGGTGCGAGAAGCGGGGCTTTACCGAGGAGTATCTCCATCAGTGGCCCTATCTCGACGGTTCGGGGGCGGAGCTTCTGATTGAGGCCGGAGTGCGGGCCGTGGGCAGCGACTCCCTGAGCATGGGAGGCTGGGGTTCCCCGGAAAAAGCGAACCCCTGCCATCTGGCCCTGCTGAAGAAGCACATCGTCCTCATCGAGGAAATGTACTTCCCTGAGGCCGTCATGGACGGAAAAAAACGCTTCGTCACCGCGTTTCCCCTGAAGATCGTGGGGGCCAGCGGCTGTCCGGTCCGTGTGGTGGCCTGCGAATTCGAGTGA